A genomic region of Catharus ustulatus isolate bCatUst1 chromosome 32, bCatUst1.pri.v2, whole genome shotgun sequence contains the following coding sequences:
- the LOC117009394 gene encoding gastrula zinc finger protein XlCGF9.1-like, whose amino-acid sequence MIHTGEKPYECPECGKGFRDSPGLIIHHRSHTGERPFECGECGLSFGRSSHLTSHLKIHSGERPYQCGQCGKSFQTSSLLLIHQRIHTDERPFRCPECTRGFRHSSHLARHRRIHSGERPFGCPECGKSFRTSSVLNQHQWRHRPGGSVAAAVGGSDSAAAL is encoded by the coding sequence ATGATCCACACGGGAGAGAAACCCTACGAGTGTCCAGAGTGTGGGAAGGGAttcagggacagcccagggctcaTCATCCACCACCGCAGCCACACCGGCGAGCGCCCCTTCGAGTGCGGCGAGTGCGGCCTGAGCTTCGGCCGCAGCTCCCACCTCACCTCCCACCTCAAGATCCACTCCGGGGAGCGCCCCTACCAGTGTGGGCAGTGCGGGAAGAGCTTCCAgaccagctccctgctgctgatCCACCAGCGCATCCACACGGACGAGCGGCCCTTCCGCTGCCCCGAGTGCACCAGGGGGTTCCGGCACAGCTCGCACCTGGCGCGGCACCGGCGCATCCACAGCGGGGAGAGGCCCTTCGGCTGCCCCGAGTGCGGCAAGAGCTTCAGGACCAGCTCCGTGCTCAACCAGCACCAGTGGAGGCACCGCCCTGGGGGGTCTGTGGCGGCTGCAGTGGGAGGTTCAgactctgctgcagctctctga